In Diachasmimorpha longicaudata isolate KC_UGA_2023 chromosome 4, iyDiaLong2, whole genome shotgun sequence, a single genomic region encodes these proteins:
- the LOC135161323 gene encoding ATP-dependent RNA helicase WM6 produces MADNDDLLDYEDEEQTEAVVDGSGDVPAKKEVKGTYVSIHSSGFRDFLLKPEILRAIVDCGFEHPSEVQHECIPQAVLGMDILCQAKSGMGKTAVFVLATLQQLELTENQVYVLVMCHTRELAFQISKEYERFSKYMPAVKVGVFFGGLPIQKDEEVLKNTCPHIVVGTPGRILALVRTKKLNLKHLKHFILDECDKMLELLDMRRDVQEIFRSTPHGKQVMMFSATLSKDIRPVCKKFMQDPMEVYVDDEAKLTLHGLQQHYVKLKENEKNKKLFELLDVLEFNQVVIFVKSVQRCMALAQLLTEQNFPAIGIHRGMTQEERLSRYQQFKDFQKRILVATNLFGRGMDIERVNIVFNYDMPEDSDTYLHRVARAGRFGTKGLAITLVSDEGDAKILNDVQERFDVNITELPDEIDLASYIEGR; encoded by the exons ATGGCGGACAACGATGATCTTTTGGACTACGAGGATGAGGAGCAGACTGAGGCAGTTGTTGATGGAAGTGGTGATGTGCCAGCAAAGAAGGAAGTCAAGGGAACCTATGTGTCGATTCACAGCAGTGGATTCAGAGATTTTTTGCTGAAGCCGGAAATTTTGAGGGCCATCGTCGATTGTGGTTTTGAACATCCCTCCGAAG tACAACATGAATGCATTCCACAAGCAGTACTTGGCATGGATATCCTGTGCCAGGCAAAATCTGGTATGGGTAAGACAGCTGTTTTCGTACTGGCAACATTGCAACAGCTTGAACTGACTGAGAATCAGGTCTATGTCCTTGTCATGTGCCACACACGTGAACTTGCATTTCAAATTAGCAAGGAGTACGAGAGATTCTCAAAATATATGCCCGCAGTCAag GTGGGAGTGTTCTTTGGTGGACTTCCCATCCAGAAAGATGAAGAAGTATTGAAAAACACATGTCCCCACATTGTCGTTGGTACCCCAGGGAGAATTCTCGCCCTTGTGAGAACGAAAAAACTCAATCTCAAACACCTCAAGCATTTCATCCTCGATGAGTGCGACAAAATGCTGGAATTACTGG aTATGAGGAGGGACGTACAAGAAATATTCCGCTCGACACCGCATGGAAAACAAGTCATGATGTTCAGCGCAACCTTGTCCAAGGATATTCGTCCAGTGTGCAAGAAATTCATGCAAGAT CCTATGGAAGTCTACGTCGATGACGAGGCCAAACTAACGCTTCATGGACTTCAACAGCATTACGTTAAATTGaaggagaatgagaaaaataaaaaattgtttgagctTCTTGACGTGTTGGAGTTCAATCAG GTCGTGATCTTCGTGAAGTCAGTCCAGCGGTGCATGGCCCTCGCACAACTTCTCACAGAGCAGAATTTCCCAGCCATTGGAATACACAGAGGAATGACCCAGGAGGAGCGTCTCTCCAGATATCAGCAGTTCAAAGACTTCCAAAAG agAATTTTGGTTGCTACGAATCTGTTTGGTCGAGGCATGGATATCGAGAGAGTCAATATTGTGTTTAACTACGATATGCCAGAGGATTCTGATACTTATCTACATAGAGTAGCTCGTGCTGGACGTTTTGGAACAAAG GGTCTTGCAATTACACTTGTTAGCGATGAGGGTGACGCAAAAATCTTAAACGATGTTCAGGAACGATTCGACGTGAACATCACAGAATTACCCGATGAGATTGACTTGGCCTCGTACA ttgaaGGACGATAA
- the LOC135161330 gene encoding U6 snRNA-associated Sm-like protein LSm4 — translation MLPLSLLRTAQNHPMLVELKNGETYNGHLVSCDNWMNINLREVICTSRDGDKFWRMPECYIRGSTIKYLRIPDEVIDMVKEDVQMKSRGRGDMKGRGGQNQRGGRGGGRGGAFGGRGGRGPAPLGRGGNQGNKPLNKSRPK, via the exons ATG TTGCCCCTGTCTTTACTCAGAACAGCCCAGAATCACCCAATG CTCGTGGAGCTGAAGAATGGAGAAACCTACAATGGACACTTGGTGAGCTGCGACAATTGGATGAATATCAATCTCAGAGAAGTCATTTGCACATCTAGG GATGGAGATAAATTCTGGAGAATGCCAGAGTGCTACATCAGAGGAAGTACAATAAAATACCTGAGAATCCCAGACGAGGTAATCGACATGGTAAAGGAGGATGTCCAGATGAAATCTAGAGGCAGAGGTGACATGAAGGGAAGAGGTGGCCAGAATCAAAGAGGAGGACGCGGTGGTGGCAGAGGTGGTGCTTTTGGTGGACGTGGTGGTCGTGGCCCAGCGCCCCTTGGACGTGGTGGGAATCAAGGAAACAAACCCCTCAACAAATCACGACCGAAGTAA